The following coding sequences are from one Nicotiana tabacum cultivar K326 chromosome 1, ASM71507v2, whole genome shotgun sequence window:
- the LOC107771336 gene encoding ran-binding protein 1 homolog c, protein MASSAEPKLEKKEVEEEVVEENPSAAADDEDTGAQVAPIVKLQEVAVSTGEENEDVLLDLKSKLYRFDKEGNAWKERGAGTVKLLKHKETGKVRLVMRQSKTLKICANHLVLPAMTIQEHAGNEKSCVWHAADFADGELKEETFCIRFASIENCKSFKEKVEEIAESQQTKSEESEGAAAAATELIEKLSVESKDKEDKAEDKETSAETEEKEDKKEENAVEKN, encoded by the exons ATGGCAAGCAGTGCAGAGCCTAAATTGGAGAAGAAAGAAGTAGAAGAGGAAGTAGTAGAAGAAAACCCAAGCGCTGCTGCAGATGATGAAGACACTGGTGCTCAAGTTGCTCCAATTGTGAAGCTGCAAGAAGTTGCTGTCTCCACTGGTGAAGAAAATGAAGACGTTCTTCTTGATCT GAAGTCAAAGTTATACAGATTTGACAAGGAAGGGAATGCATGGAAAGAGAGAGGTGCCGGGACTGTGAAGCTTCTCAAGCACAAGGAAACCGGAAAGGTTAGGCTTGTCATGAGACAATCCAAGACACTGAAAATCTGCGCCAACCACTTGG TCCTTCCTGCTATGACGATTCAAGAACATGCTGGGAATGAGAAGTCTTGCGTGTGGCATGCTGCTGATTTTGCTGATGGGGAGCTAAAAGAGGAGACTTTTTGCATTCGTTTTGCTTCAATTGAGA ACTGCAAATCTTTCAAAGAAAAAGTTGAAGAAATTGCTGAATCTCAACAGACGAAATCTGAAGAAAGTGAAggagctgctgctgctgctactgaaCTTATTGAAAAACTTAGTGTTGAAAGCAAAGATAAAGAAGACAAGGCTGAGGACAAAGAAACCTCTGCAGAAACAGAGGAAAAGGAAGATAAGAAGGAAGAGAATGCTGTTGAGAAGAATTAA